The Anastrepha ludens isolate Willacy chromosome 2, idAnaLude1.1, whole genome shotgun sequence genome contains a region encoding:
- the LOC128860157 gene encoding protein snail homolog Sna, producing the protein MVRSIFSQRYNYAKIRVNEALDDVFRRIPIFPKIAKLPKLKRTYYIATPKPMVEKKNKTKAKHKKSLPSSDWYDSDSIPMTTRYELEMILDTPLMERYSGHNSKGTFSHVYWKALDADEGHVPHAPFTQMGNGHINNAESTMRKSQAVSSKSPSIGQPLAANISTTSSTLTTVTTPAVPYQASLGAYSVKKELPEQPAQKYVHETPKSLAATRESHDFEFAVPELNKRRRNKHLEKSYECEQCHKKFDRPWVLHGHMRLHTGEKPFVCPVEACQKRFADRSNLRAHQRTKGHHNWSYQCPQCTKAFSQENYLSRHSLEACRKFLASHRNG; encoded by the exons ATGGTGCGCAGCATTTTCTCACAACGCTACAATTACGCAAAAATCCGCGTCAATGAGGCACTGGATG ATGTCTTTCGACGCATTCCGATTTTTCCGAAAATTGCCAAGCTACCGAAACTGAAGCGCACCTACTACATTGCCACGCCGAAGCCGATGGTCGAGAAGAAGAACAAGACGAAGGCAAAGCATAAGAAATCGCTGCCTTCCTCCGATTG GTATGACAGTGATTCGATACCGATGACAACGCGCTACGAACTCGAAATGATTTTGGATACGCCGCTTATGGAACGTTATTCCGGCCACAACTCAAAAGGCACATTCAGCCACGTCTACTGGAAGGCACTTGATGCGGATGAGGGGCACGTACCGCACGCACCGTTCACACAAATGGGCAATGGACACATCAACAATGCAGAATCCACGATGCGTAAAAGTCAAGCCGTCAGTAGCAAATCACCATCCATTGGCCAACCGTTGGCGGCGAACATATCGACGACATCCAGCACATTGACGACGGTGACAACGCCGGCTGTACCATATCAGGCCTCACTTGGTGCGTACAGTGTGAAAAAGGAGCTGCCCGAACAACCTGCgcagaaatatgtgcatgaaaCGCCCAAAAGTTTGGCAGCTACAAGGGAATCGCACGACTTTGAATTCGCAGTGCCCGAGCTGAATAAGCGGCGCCGCAATAAACATCTCGAGAAGAGCTACGAATGCGAACAGTGCCACAAAAAGTTCGATCGGCCCTGGGTGTTGCATGGCCATATGCGTCTGCATACTGGCGAGAAGCCATTCGTGTGCCCGGTCGAGGCGTGTCAGAAGCGTTTCGCTGATCG CTCGAATTTGCGCGCTCATCAACGCACCAAGGGTCATCACAATTGGAGTTATCAGTGCCCGCAGTGTACGAAGGCGTTTAGTCAGGAGAACTACTTGAGTCGCCATAGTCTGGAGGCTTGTCGTAAATTTTTAGCATCGCACAGAAATGGTTGA